The Chloroflexota bacterium DNA window GCGATTTTGGCCGCGGCGCATATCTGCGGCATCGAAGAAATTTATCAACTTGGTGGGGCGCAGGCGATTGCGGCGCTGGCCTTTGGCACCGAGAGCGTCCCCAAAGTGGACAAAATTGTTGGGGCCGGGAATCTCTTCGTTACTCTCGCCAAACAGCAGGTTTATGGCATCGTCGGCCTCGACGGGCTAGCCGGGCCGACTGAGACAATGGTCATCGCCGACGAGAGTGCTAATGCCGAATGGGTGGCCGCCGATTTGCTGGCTCAGGCCGAGCACGACCCCCTCGCTAGTGCCATCTTGTTAACCACATCCCGCCCCCTGGCCGAAGCCGTGCAGGTCGCCGCCGCTCGCCAGATGGAAGACCTTTCCCGCGCTGAAATCATCGCCCAGTCCATCGAGAATCGCGGCGGTATCGTCATCACGCCCGATCTCGCCACCGCCGCCCAACTTGCCGATGAATACGCCGCCGAACATCTCTGTCTGGCGGTCGCGGATCCGCAGGCGCTCGCCGATAGTATCAACAATGCCGGAGGCTTCTTCCTTGGCGATCACTCTTTTGAAGTTTTGGGCGATTACGTTGCCGGGCCAAGTCATGTCATGCCCACGGGCGGCTCGGCGCGCTTTGCTTCGCCGCTCAACGTGATGGATTTCATCAAAATCAACAGCATCGTCGCCCTCGACCCCGACACCGCCGCGCAACTCAGCCCGCTGGCCGCCGAAATTGCCCGCGCCGAAACGCTCACAGCGCACGCGGCCTCAGCGGAATGCAGAATTTAGAATGATGAATAAATTTCTTCGCGCTCACATCGCTCAAATGGAAGCCTATACCCCCATTCTGCCCTTCGAAGTGCTCTCTGAGCAGTTGGGTATTCCGGCAGCGCAGATCGTCAAGCTCGATGCCAACGAGAACCCCTACGGCCCGCTGCCCGAAGTGCGCGCCGCCCTCGCCGATCTGCCCTATGCCCACATTTATCCCGATCCGGAGAGCCGCCATTTGCGCGCTGCCCTCGCCGAGTATCATGGCATTTCTGCCGAAAATATTCTTGCCGGGGCCGGGGCTGATGAGTTGATTGATTTGGTCATGCGCCTGATTTTGGAGCCGGGCGATTGTATTGTCAATTGTCCGCCGACTTTTGGGATGTACAGCTTCGATGCGGCGGTCAACAACGCCCGCACGATTTCAGTGCCAAGAGATAGGATTTTCGAACTGGACTTCGAGCGGATTGCCGCGGTGGTGGCGGAGTCTAAACCCAAAGCAATCTTCCTGGCCTCGCCGAACAACCCCGATGGCAGTCTGTTATCCCCTGAGATGCTCAACGCCCTGCTGGATTTGCCGATACTCGTCATCCTTGACGAAGCCTACGTCGAATTCGCCCCACCGGGAACATCGTCCCTCTCCCGCTGGGAGAGGGGTTGGGGTGAGGGCAAAGATGAAGGCTGGCCCGAAAACCTGATCGTCCTGCGCACCTTCAGTAAATGGGCCGGGCTGGCCGGGTTGCGCATCGGGTATGGCGTTTTCCCCGACTGGATGATGCCCCACCTGTGGAAAATCAAGCAACCCTACAATGTGTCCGTAGCAGCCGAGCGCGCGGGCGTAATATCCCTTGAAAACGCGCACCAACTTGAAATTACAGGTCAGCGCATCATCGCTGAGCGCGAACGGCTGTTTGCAGCGCTGCAAGAAATTTCCTGGCTGAAACCCTATCCATCCCAATCTAATTTTATTTTGTGTCAGGTCATCGGGCGCGATGCCGCTCAACTCAAAGCCGATCTGGCGCGGCAGGGCATTTTGGTCCGCTATTTCAACAAACCCGGTTTGGACGATCATATTCGGATTAGCGTGGGGAAGCCGGAGCAAACCGATTTAGTTATACAAGCGTTGAAAGTTGAAGGTTGAAAGTCTAACCTGTAACCGAGGTATTTATGCGAATAGCAACCATTGAACGCAAGACGAATGAAACTAAAATCACCGTAAAACTGAATATCGACGGCAGCGGACAGGCCGATATTAACACCGGAATCGGCTTTCTTGATCACATGCTGCATCATATTGCCGTGCATGGGCTGTTTGATCTGACGTTGCACGCCGATGGCGATTTGCACGTGGATGAACATCACACCGTGGAAGACTGCGCCCTGGTGTTGGGGCAGGCATTTGCACAGGCACTCGGTGATAAAAAAGGCATTGTGCGCACAGCGTCGGCCTATGTACCCATGGACGAAGTGCTGGCCTTCGTGGCGATTGATTTTTCCGGGCGGCCGTATGCCGTGGTGCAGGCCGAATGGATTACGCCTGCTGTGGGCGGCATTGCGACGACGCTCTTCGGGCATTTCATGGAATCGTTTGCCGTGCAGGCGCGTTGCAATTTACACGCTCGCGTACTTTATGGGCGTGACGACCATCACAAGGCTGAAGGGCTGTTCAAGGCACTGGCGCGTGCGCTGGATGCGGCGACGCGCATTGATGAGCGCCGCGCGGGCGAAATTCCTAGCACAAAAGGCACGATTTAAAACCACCACAAAGACACGAAGACACAAAGGCTGAAATATTTTCTTAGTGACTTTGTGCCTTGGTGGTGAAATATCTTGTGAATTGGAGCGAGCGATGACAGATAAATTCATTCTTTTCCCTGCAATAGACCTGCGCAACGGGGCCGTTGTGCGTCTCTCGGAGGGTGATCCGGGGCGGCAAACGATCTATGGCGACGAGCCGCGTGACTGGGCCGAGCGCTGGCAATCCGAGGGGGCGGACTGGCTGCATGTGGTCAATCTGGATGGCGCTTTTGGCGAAGCAGTGGTGGAAAATTTGGCCGCTTTGCATCAAATCTTGAACGTGGGCATCAAAGTGCAGTTCGGCGGCGGTTTGCGTGATGAAGACAGCCTGCGCGCCGCTTTTGACGCGGGCATCAGCCGTGCTGTGATCGGCACGGCGGCCATCGAAAACCCAGCACTGGTTGATTGGGCGCTGGAAATCTTTGGGTCAGAGCGTGTTGTTGTGGGCATTGATGCCCGCGACGGCATGGTACGCATCCGCGGCTGGGAAGAGTCTGCCGGGGTTCAGGCAGCTGATTTGGCGCGTGACCTGTGCCGTCGCGGTCTGAAATGGTGCAACTTTACCGACGTAGCCCGCGACGGGCTGCAAAGCGGGGTGAATGTGGCAGCTACGTCGGCATTGGCGCAGGTTTCGGGGTTGAGCGTGGTTGCATCCGGGGGCGTCGCCACGTTGGATGATGTGCGCCGCGTCCGCGATGCCGGGCTGGCCGGGGTTATCATTGGCCGGGCATTGTATGAGGGGAATTTTAGCATCGCAGATTGTGTTGAAATGATGAATGCTGAATGATGAATATTCTGCATTTTGCATTCATCGTTCATCATTTGACAGGAGTTTTTTATGATAACGATTATTAACTACAACGCCGGGAACCTGACCTCGGTGAAACGCGCCCTCGATCATTTGGGGATTGAGAATCGCATCACGCCAGACCCCGATGTGGTTGCCCGCGCCGGGAAAATTATCTTCCCCGGGGTAGGGCATGCCGGCACGGCGATGGCGGTGCTACGTGAACGCGGTTTGGATGAAGCGCTGTTACAGGCCTTTGAACGCGGCACCCCCATGATGGGGATTTGCGTTGGGGCGCAGATTGCATTGATCCGCTCAGAAGAAGCCGATACCATCTGTTTGGGAATCCTGCCTGGGGTGTGTCCGCGTTTTGAACTGGATGACCCTCGGTTGACGGTTCCGCACATGGGCTGGAACACCGTCGAGGTCGTCCGCCCGCATTTCATCCTGAAAGATGTCAAACCCGGCGATCAGTTTTATTTTGTGCATTCCTATTATCCCCGACCCGACGAAGAAAGTGATGTATATGCTACGGCAAATTATGAACATGATTTCGCCGCGGCTATCGGGCGTGATAATCTTTTTGCCACGCAATTTCATCCCGAAAAAAGCGCGCAAATTGGCATGCAAATTCTAAAGAATTTTGCCGAGTGGAGGCCGTGATGCTGAGCAAACGAATCATTTCCTGCTTGGATGTGCGCGATGGAAAACTTGCCAAGAGCGTCAAATTTGTAAATACCAAAGATATTGGCGATCCGGTGGAGCGTGCAAAAAAATACTACGAAGACGGCCTGGATGAGTTGGTCTTTTACGATATCACCGCTTCGAGCGACAAACGGGCGATCATGCTCGAAGTGGTCAGTCAGGTCGCCGAGCGGGTCTTTATTCCCTTCTCGGTGGGGGGTGGCCTGCGCAGCGTGGGTGATTGCGCCAAGGTGCTACTGGCTGGGGCAGAGAAGGTGAATGTCAATAGTGCGGCGGTCAAAAACCCGGCGTTGATTGCTGAGGCCTCGCGAGCTTTTGGAGCGCAGGCCGTGGTTCTCTCGATGGATGTGTTGCGCGTGGAGCCGACCGCGGAAATTCCCTCCGGCTATGAGATTGTCATCAACGGCGGGCGCACCCCAATGGGTGTGGATGCCATCGAGTGGGCCAAACGCGGCGAAGGGCTGGGCGCGGGCGAACTCGTGGTCAACTCGATTGATGCCGATGGCACCAAAGACGGCTACGAAATCAAACTCACGCGCACAATTGCTGAAGCAGTGCGAATCCCGATCATCGCTTCGGGCGGCGGCGGAACGCCTGAGCATCTCTACGAAGTCCTGACCGCAGGCCGTGCCGACGCGGCACTCGTTGCCTCGATGCTGCATTATGATGAGTATACGGTCGGTGAGATTAAAATGTATCTGGCGGAACGGGGGCTTCCAATACGGTCTGTGGGGATTGGTAATTAGGAAACCAGGAAGTATAGAATATAGGAGTTAGGGAATGAAAACAGCACTTTTATCCGTTTGGAATAAAACCGGTGTGATCGAGTTCGCCCAAAGGCTCGCCGCGGCGAATTGGCATCTGGTCGCCAGCGGGGGGACGGCACGCGCCTTGCGTCAGGCCGGTCTGGCGGTGACCGAAGTCAGTCAGATAACCGGCGAACCGGAGATGTTCGACGGGCGCGTTAAGACGTTGCACCCCGCTATCCACGCCGGGCTGCTGGCGCGCGAAACCGAGACCGATCGCGCCGATCTGGCTGCCCGCGGCTGGGAGGCAATTGATCTGGTTATTGTCAACCTGTATCCCTTTGAGCAGGTCGTCGCCAACCCCAAAACCACCCTGGCCGAAGCCATCGAAAATATTGACATCGGCGGCGTGGTCCTCCTGCGCGCCGCGGCCAAGAATTTCGCCCGTGTAACCGTGCTGAGCGATCCTGCTGACTATCCTGAAGATTTGTCTGCCCTTGATGATGCATCTTATCGTCAAGGTATGGCGCGCAAAGCCTTCGCTACCACCGCTCGCTATGATGCTGCTATTCAGATGTATTTCGCGGTGCTGAAAGATGAAACGATCCCATTGCAGGTAAATCTTTACCCGGCGCAGACCTTGCGCTATGGCGAAAATCCGCACCAGAGCGCGGCCTACTACACCGAAAAGTCCGGCGACGGCCCGATGGGGGGCCGTTTGTTGCAAGGCAAGCCGCTTTCATACAATAATATGCTCGATCTGGATGGTGCCTGGAGTTCAACCCTCAATTTTGACGCGCCGACTGCTGTTGTCGTCAAGCACGTCAGCCCGTGTGGTATTGCCAGCGCGCCGCGCGTCGAGCAGGCAATCGCCCCGGCTATCGCCTGCGACCCGATTTCAGCCTTTGGCAGCGTCATCGCCAGCAACCGCCTGGTCAACGCCGAATTTGTGTGCGGGCTGGGCGATCTCTTCGTGGAGTGTATCGCCGCCCCGCAGTTCACGCCCGAGGCCCTCGAATTGCTCTCGACGAAGAAGAATCTGCGTCTGCTACAAATTTCGCTGGATGCGCCGCGGGCAGAGTACGAACTGCGCTCGGTGGTGGGCGGATATTTGCGCCAGAGCGTAGATATCGGCGACCCTACCGGCGCTCCGGCGTGGCGCGTGGTCACGAAGCGCCAGCCAACTGCCGACGAAATGAACGCGCTGAAATTTGCATGGAAAGCCGTGCAGCCGGTAAAATCCAACGCAATTCTGCTGGCGCAAAGCGATGGCGAAATTAATTTCACAGTGGGGATTGGAGGCGGACAGCCCAACCGCGTTGATTGTGTGCGCATTGCCGGGGAACGCGCTGGCGCGCGCGCCGCGGGCTCCGTGCTGGCTTCGGATGCCTTCTTCCCCTTCCCCGATGGGATTCAAACCGCCGCGGAAATGGGCGTGACCGCCATCATCCAGCCGGGCGGCTCCGTGCGCGACGAG harbors:
- the hisD gene encoding histidinol dehydrogenase yields the protein MFKIYDLETARKTILRRKPINTTNYPPALIAGVERLFGEGVGPYEAVMRILSSVSNEGDAALQRWSKTLDKTDLEDFRIPPETFAAAYNNLPPALTQAMTIAAQRIRDFHQRQPLPNWTTTEMGGILGQRASAVQRAGVYVPGGSAPLPSSLLMSVIPAQVAGVERIIVCTPPNPHPAILAAAHICGIEEIYQLGGAQAIAALAFGTESVPKVDKIVGAGNLFVTLAKQQVYGIVGLDGLAGPTETMVIADESANAEWVAADLLAQAEHDPLASAILLTTSRPLAEAVQVAAARQMEDLSRAEIIAQSIENRGGIVITPDLATAAQLADEYAAEHLCLAVADPQALADSINNAGGFFLGDHSFEVLGDYVAGPSHVMPTGGSARFASPLNVMDFIKINSIVALDPDTAAQLSPLAAEIARAETLTAHAASAECRI
- the hisC gene encoding histidinol-phosphate transaminase, which codes for MMNKFLRAHIAQMEAYTPILPFEVLSEQLGIPAAQIVKLDANENPYGPLPEVRAALADLPYAHIYPDPESRHLRAALAEYHGISAENILAGAGADELIDLVMRLILEPGDCIVNCPPTFGMYSFDAAVNNARTISVPRDRIFELDFERIAAVVAESKPKAIFLASPNNPDGSLLSPEMLNALLDLPILVILDEAYVEFAPPGTSSLSRWERGWGEGKDEGWPENLIVLRTFSKWAGLAGLRIGYGVFPDWMMPHLWKIKQPYNVSVAAERAGVISLENAHQLEITGQRIIAERERLFAALQEISWLKPYPSQSNFILCQVIGRDAAQLKADLARQGILVRYFNKPGLDDHIRISVGKPEQTDLVIQALKVEG
- the hisB gene encoding imidazoleglycerol-phosphate dehydratase HisB, which produces MRIATIERKTNETKITVKLNIDGSGQADINTGIGFLDHMLHHIAVHGLFDLTLHADGDLHVDEHHTVEDCALVLGQAFAQALGDKKGIVRTASAYVPMDEVLAFVAIDFSGRPYAVVQAEWITPAVGGIATTLFGHFMESFAVQARCNLHARVLYGRDDHHKAEGLFKALARALDAATRIDERRAGEIPSTKGTI
- the hisA gene encoding 1-(5-phosphoribosyl)-5-[(5-phosphoribosylamino)methylideneamino]imidazole-4-carboxamide isomerase, which encodes MTDKFILFPAIDLRNGAVVRLSEGDPGRQTIYGDEPRDWAERWQSEGADWLHVVNLDGAFGEAVVENLAALHQILNVGIKVQFGGGLRDEDSLRAAFDAGISRAVIGTAAIENPALVDWALEIFGSERVVVGIDARDGMVRIRGWEESAGVQAADLARDLCRRGLKWCNFTDVARDGLQSGVNVAATSALAQVSGLSVVASGGVATLDDVRRVRDAGLAGVIIGRALYEGNFSIADCVEMMNAE
- the hisH gene encoding imidazole glycerol phosphate synthase subunit HisH, with translation MITIINYNAGNLTSVKRALDHLGIENRITPDPDVVARAGKIIFPGVGHAGTAMAVLRERGLDEALLQAFERGTPMMGICVGAQIALIRSEEADTICLGILPGVCPRFELDDPRLTVPHMGWNTVEVVRPHFILKDVKPGDQFYFVHSYYPRPDEESDVYATANYEHDFAAAIGRDNLFATQFHPEKSAQIGMQILKNFAEWRP
- the hisF gene encoding imidazole glycerol phosphate synthase subunit HisF → MLSKRIISCLDVRDGKLAKSVKFVNTKDIGDPVERAKKYYEDGLDELVFYDITASSDKRAIMLEVVSQVAERVFIPFSVGGGLRSVGDCAKVLLAGAEKVNVNSAAVKNPALIAEASRAFGAQAVVLSMDVLRVEPTAEIPSGYEIVINGGRTPMGVDAIEWAKRGEGLGAGELVVNSIDADGTKDGYEIKLTRTIAEAVRIPIIASGGGGTPEHLYEVLTAGRADAALVASMLHYDEYTVGEIKMYLAERGLPIRSVGIGN
- the purH gene encoding bifunctional phosphoribosylaminoimidazolecarboxamide formyltransferase/IMP cyclohydrolase; this translates as MKTALLSVWNKTGVIEFAQRLAAANWHLVASGGTARALRQAGLAVTEVSQITGEPEMFDGRVKTLHPAIHAGLLARETETDRADLAARGWEAIDLVIVNLYPFEQVVANPKTTLAEAIENIDIGGVVLLRAAAKNFARVTVLSDPADYPEDLSALDDASYRQGMARKAFATTARYDAAIQMYFAVLKDETIPLQVNLYPAQTLRYGENPHQSAAYYTEKSGDGPMGGRLLQGKPLSYNNMLDLDGAWSSTLNFDAPTAVVVKHVSPCGIASAPRVEQAIAPAIACDPISAFGSVIASNRLVNAEFVCGLGDLFVECIAAPQFTPEALELLSTKKNLRLLQISLDAPRAEYELRSVVGGYLRQSVDIGDPTGAPAWRVVTKRQPTADEMNALKFAWKAVQPVKSNAILLAQSDGEINFTVGIGGGQPNRVDCVRIAGERAGARAAGSVLASDAFFPFPDGIQTAAEMGVTAIIQPGGSVRDEQVIAAADELELAMVFTGMRHFRH